The Microlunatus antarcticus genome window below encodes:
- the sigE gene encoding RNA polymerase sigma factor SigE codes for MRTTTGSTPVVDDAPAVAWEPPSWEEIVRDHSARVYRLSYRLTGNAHDAEDLTQDVFVRVFRSLHRFQPGTFEGWLHRITTNLFLDGARRRQKIRFDGLAEGSDDRLASSWPNPSQQLDDADLDHDVAAALNALAPTFRAAVVLCDIEGLTYEEISEVLDLKIGTVRSRIHRGRAQLRAALAHRRPTLEHTRYLGVDAEPGRSTTDDDAGVGGRVHAVAP; via the coding sequence GTGCGTACCACCACTGGCTCCACCCCCGTCGTCGACGACGCTCCCGCGGTCGCCTGGGAGCCGCCGAGCTGGGAAGAGATCGTGCGTGACCACAGCGCGCGCGTCTACCGGCTCTCCTACCGCCTGACCGGCAACGCGCACGACGCCGAGGACCTCACCCAGGACGTGTTCGTCCGGGTGTTCCGCTCGCTGCACCGCTTCCAGCCCGGCACCTTCGAGGGCTGGCTGCACCGCATCACCACCAACCTCTTCCTCGACGGGGCCCGGCGCCGCCAGAAGATCCGGTTCGACGGGCTCGCCGAGGGCAGCGACGACCGCCTCGCGAGCTCGTGGCCCAACCCTTCGCAGCAGCTCGACGACGCCGATCTCGACCACGACGTGGCCGCCGCCCTCAACGCTCTCGCGCCGACCTTCCGCGCCGCCGTCGTGCTCTGCGACATCGAGGGTCTGACCTACGAGGAGATCAGCGAGGTCCTCGACCTCAAGATCGGCACGGTCCGCAGCCGCATCCACCGCGGTCGCGCCCAGCTCCGCGCCGCCCTCGCGCACCGCCGCCCGACCCTCGAGCACACGCGCTACCTCGGCGTCGACGCCGAGCCGGGACGTTCCACCACCGACGACGACGCAGGAGTCGGCGGACGGGTGCACGCGGTCGCCCCGTGA
- a CDS encoding O-methyltransferase → MSPSSAATSPTAGPGVPTSPAAAPKPVSWAFAEDFAAEGDAAAQARVETGPLGVEPLSRGTVSTLTFLAQAVQARAVVEIGTGTGQSGLALFAGMQRDGILTSVDLEADHQRQARKAFSSLGIASQRFRLIAGDALTVLPKLSDGAYDLVLVAGDTLEYADYVAQGLRLLRHGGLLVMTHVLWHDTVADPANDDDETLSVRSALEAVTENEDLVASLLPVGDGLLVAVKR, encoded by the coding sequence GTGAGCCCCTCGTCTGCTGCCACCAGCCCCACCGCCGGCCCCGGCGTGCCGACCTCGCCCGCCGCGGCGCCGAAGCCGGTCTCCTGGGCCTTCGCCGAGGACTTCGCGGCCGAGGGCGATGCGGCGGCACAGGCGCGCGTCGAGACCGGGCCGCTCGGGGTCGAGCCGCTGAGCCGGGGCACGGTCAGCACGCTGACCTTCCTCGCGCAGGCCGTGCAGGCCCGCGCGGTGGTCGAGATCGGCACGGGGACCGGCCAGTCCGGGCTCGCCCTCTTCGCCGGCATGCAGCGCGACGGCATCCTGACCAGCGTCGACCTCGAGGCCGACCACCAGCGCCAGGCGCGGAAGGCGTTCAGCTCGCTGGGCATCGCGAGCCAGCGGTTCCGCCTGATCGCGGGCGACGCGCTCACCGTCCTGCCCAAGCTGAGCGACGGCGCGTACGACCTCGTCCTCGTCGCGGGCGACACCCTCGAGTACGCCGACTACGTCGCCCAGGGCCTGCGGCTCCTGCGCCACGGTGGTCTGCTCGTCATGACCCACGTCCTGTGGCACGACACCGTCGCAGACCCGGCGAACGACGACGACGAGACCCTCTCCGTCCGCAGCGCGCTGGAGGCGGTCACGGAGAACGAGGACCTCGTCGCCAGCCTGCTCCCCGTCGGCGACGGCCTGCTGGTGGCGGTCAAGCGCTGA
- the dapA gene encoding 4-hydroxy-tetrahydrodipicolinate synthase, with protein MAAKADPPFGRLLTAMVTPFRVDGSVDLDAAAALATYLVDEQAHDGLVINGTGGEAPTTTDAEKADLVRTVVDAVGDRAHVVAGVGTNDTAHTLELAAAAEKAGADGLLAVTPYYSRPPQAGLVEHFRTLADATGLPVMLYDIPHRAGTALASETLLRLAEHPRVVAVKDAKSDLVASAGVMAASDLAYYSGDDALTLPLLSIGAVGVIGTSTHFCGPQARALVEAAITGDPAEALRLHRRLLPIFVGIFATQGAILVKAGLELQGRGVGGVRLPLVPATAEQREALAGALDAAGLPSGPGSGAA; from the coding sequence ATGGCTGCCAAGGCTGACCCGCCGTTCGGGCGGTTGCTCACCGCGATGGTGACGCCCTTCCGTGTGGACGGCTCGGTCGACCTCGACGCCGCCGCAGCCCTCGCGACGTATCTGGTCGACGAGCAGGCGCACGACGGCCTCGTGATCAACGGGACGGGCGGCGAGGCCCCGACCACCACGGACGCGGAGAAGGCCGACCTGGTCCGCACGGTCGTCGACGCGGTGGGCGACCGGGCGCACGTGGTCGCCGGGGTGGGCACGAACGACACCGCCCACACCCTCGAGCTCGCGGCCGCCGCGGAGAAGGCCGGCGCGGACGGCCTGCTGGCGGTGACGCCGTACTACTCCCGCCCCCCGCAGGCCGGGCTCGTCGAGCACTTCCGCACCCTCGCCGATGCGACCGGGCTGCCGGTGATGCTGTACGACATCCCGCACCGGGCCGGGACGGCTCTCGCCAGCGAGACGCTGCTGCGTCTGGCCGAGCACCCGCGCGTCGTCGCGGTCAAGGACGCGAAGAGCGACCTCGTGGCCTCGGCCGGCGTGATGGCGGCCTCCGACCTCGCCTACTACTCCGGCGACGACGCCCTCACCCTGCCGCTGCTGTCGATCGGCGCGGTCGGCGTGATCGGCACCTCGACCCACTTCTGCGGCCCGCAGGCGCGGGCGCTCGTGGAGGCCGCGATCACGGGCGACCCGGCGGAGGCGCTGCGCCTGCACCGCCGGCTGCTGCCGATCTTCGTGGGAATCTTCGCGACCCAGGGCGCGATCCTGGTCAAGGCCGGGCTCGAGCTGCAGGGGCGGGGCGTGGGCGGCGTACGGCTGCCGCTGGTGCCCGCGACGGCCGAGCAGCGTGAGGCGCTGGCCGGCGCGCTGGACGCCGCCGGGCTCCCGTCCGGTCCGGGGTCGGGCGCGGCCTGA
- a CDS encoding S1C family serine protease: MSDGSAPHRTGSSDPTRSAFGDDAPSYHWPFGEAVTTAPARRSRPRTGGVLAGAALVALLVGSGAGFGAARLSADRGTSAPSDPVSSTDPVPAPLPPGETTSTVEVARRVLPGTVMIEVGSGNGTGTGSGFVLDRQGHVMTNNHVVAGAASGSRIRVVFSDGRQTSATLVGRSPSYDLAVIKVKADDALTPVELGDSRSARVGAPVVAVGSPLGLPGTVTQGIVSALDRPVTVNESGSADAPTAYIDGIQTDASINPGNSGGPLVDAGARVIGVNSAILTLSAGQGQSGNIGIGFAIPINQARTIGDLLIADGKATYPVVGAQLQETASGVELLSVDSGGAARKAGLRAGDRVSSVDGREVETREELVVIIRTHRPGDKVTVGYTRGTDEAEAELTLGGRVG; encoded by the coding sequence ATGTCGGACGGCTCGGCCCCGCACCGTACGGGCTCGTCGGACCCGACCCGCTCGGCCTTCGGGGACGACGCTCCCTCCTACCACTGGCCCTTCGGCGAGGCGGTCACGACCGCGCCGGCCCGGCGCTCGCGGCCCCGTACGGGTGGTGTTCTCGCCGGCGCGGCCCTCGTCGCGCTGCTGGTCGGCTCGGGTGCGGGCTTCGGCGCCGCGCGCCTGAGCGCCGACCGCGGGACCAGCGCCCCGTCCGACCCCGTCAGCAGCACCGACCCCGTGCCGGCCCCGCTGCCGCCGGGGGAGACGACCAGCACCGTCGAGGTGGCCCGGCGGGTCCTGCCCGGCACCGTGATGATCGAGGTCGGCTCCGGCAACGGCACGGGCACCGGGTCCGGCTTCGTGCTCGACCGTCAGGGCCACGTGATGACCAACAACCACGTCGTCGCGGGGGCCGCGAGCGGCAGCCGCATCCGGGTCGTCTTCTCCGACGGGCGGCAGACGTCGGCCACCCTGGTCGGGCGCAGCCCCTCCTACGACCTCGCCGTCATCAAGGTGAAGGCGGACGACGCGCTGACCCCCGTCGAGCTCGGCGACTCGCGGTCCGCGCGGGTCGGTGCTCCGGTGGTCGCGGTCGGGTCGCCGCTCGGTCTGCCCGGCACGGTCACGCAGGGCATCGTCTCGGCGCTCGACCGGCCGGTCACCGTGAACGAGTCCGGCAGCGCCGACGCGCCGACGGCCTACATCGACGGCATCCAGACCGACGCGTCGATCAACCCGGGCAACTCGGGCGGGCCGCTGGTCGACGCCGGTGCCCGGGTCATCGGCGTCAACTCCGCCATCCTCACGCTCTCCGCGGGCCAGGGGCAGTCCGGCAACATCGGGATCGGCTTCGCCATCCCCATCAACCAGGCCCGCACCATCGGCGACCTCCTGATCGCCGACGGCAAGGCCACGTACCCCGTGGTCGGCGCCCAGCTGCAGGAGACGGCGAGCGGGGTCGAGCTGCTCAGCGTGGACTCCGGTGGGGCGGCCCGCAAGGCGGGTCTGAGGGCGGGCGACCGCGTGTCGAGCGTCGACGGCCGAGAGGTCGAGACGCGGGAGGAGCTGGTCGTCATCATCCGCACGCACCGACCGGGGGACAAGGTGACCGTCGGCTACACCCGGGGGACCGACGAGGCCGAGGCCGAGCTCACGCTCGGTGGACGGGTGGGCTGA
- a CDS encoding Mrp/NBP35 family ATP-binding protein: protein MSTTTAEHPLVPRVRAALHGVNDPEIRRPITELGMVDTLDVDASGRARVRILLTVSGCPMKETLTRDVTAAALAVEGISGVDVDLGVMSDEQRGALRDVLKGGTPDREIPFAQPGSLTKVIAVASGKGGVGKSSVTVNLALALARKGHLVGVLDADIYGHSVPAMLGVADSRPTAVEDMIMPVPTQGLKVISIGMLKPKRDQVVAWRGPILDRALTQMLADVYWGDLDYLLLDLPPGTGDVAISLGQKLPNAEVLVVTTPQQAAAEVAERAGTMASMMNQRVIGVVENMSYLAVTCPHCGEEQRHEVFGSGGGDAVAQGLTIRLGYDVPVLARVPLDPAVRANGDLGSPIVVEAPETPAAKALIDLADGLAARGRNLLGRQLGLSPV from the coding sequence ATGAGCACCACCACGGCTGAGCACCCGCTCGTCCCCCGCGTCCGCGCCGCGCTGCACGGGGTCAACGACCCCGAGATCCGCCGCCCGATCACCGAGCTCGGGATGGTCGACACCCTCGACGTCGACGCCTCCGGGCGCGCCCGCGTCCGGATCCTGCTCACCGTCTCCGGGTGCCCGATGAAGGAGACGCTGACGCGCGACGTCACCGCCGCCGCCCTGGCCGTCGAGGGCATCAGCGGGGTCGACGTCGACCTCGGGGTGATGAGCGACGAGCAGCGCGGCGCCCTGCGCGACGTGCTCAAGGGCGGGACGCCTGACCGCGAGATCCCCTTCGCCCAGCCCGGCTCCCTGACCAAGGTCATCGCCGTCGCCTCCGGCAAGGGCGGGGTCGGCAAGTCCTCGGTCACGGTCAACCTGGCGCTCGCGCTGGCCCGCAAGGGTCACCTCGTCGGGGTGCTGGACGCCGACATCTACGGCCACTCGGTGCCCGCGATGCTCGGGGTCGCCGACTCCCGGCCGACCGCGGTCGAGGACATGATCATGCCGGTCCCGACCCAGGGTCTCAAGGTCATCTCCATCGGCATGCTCAAGCCCAAGCGCGACCAGGTCGTCGCCTGGCGCGGCCCGATCCTCGACCGGGCCCTGACCCAGATGCTGGCCGACGTCTACTGGGGCGACCTCGACTACCTGCTGCTCGACCTCCCGCCGGGCACCGGCGACGTGGCGATCTCGCTCGGGCAGAAGCTCCCGAACGCCGAGGTCCTCGTCGTCACCACCCCGCAGCAGGCGGCCGCCGAGGTCGCCGAGCGCGCCGGGACGATGGCGTCGATGATGAACCAGCGCGTCATCGGGGTCGTCGAGAACATGTCCTACCTCGCCGTGACCTGCCCGCACTGCGGGGAGGAGCAGCGTCACGAGGTCTTCGGCTCCGGCGGCGGTGACGCGGTCGCCCAGGGCCTCACGATCCGCCTCGGCTACGACGTGCCCGTGCTCGCGCGCGTACCCCTCGACCCGGCCGTCCGTGCCAACGGCGACCTGGGCTCCCCCATCGTCGTCGAGGCGCCCGAGACCCCGGCCGCCAAGGCGCTCATCGACCTCGCCGACGGCCTCGCCGCGCGCGGCCGCAACCTCCTGGGCCGTCAGCTGGGACTCTCGCCGGTCTGA
- a CDS encoding twin-arginine translocase TatA/TatE family subunit — MTPLLLDINGPEFALLLVLAVILFGPERLPDLARKAARLINFLRSTANNAQQQLTSQLGPEFENLDFRDLNPRSFIQKNLLDNSVVADVKAEIAGVGDTLGESRESVRSSIEGAKDVTPGGPADAMRAATPQHTPYDAEAT; from the coding sequence GTGACGCCGCTGCTGCTCGACATCAACGGGCCGGAGTTCGCGCTGCTCCTGGTCCTCGCCGTCATCCTCTTCGGGCCGGAGCGGTTGCCGGACCTGGCCCGCAAAGCCGCCCGGCTGATCAACTTCCTGCGCAGCACGGCCAACAACGCCCAGCAGCAGCTCACCTCGCAGCTGGGCCCCGAGTTCGAGAACCTCGACTTCCGGGACCTCAACCCGCGCTCGTTCATCCAGAAGAACCTGCTCGACAACTCGGTCGTCGCGGACGTCAAGGCCGAGATCGCCGGCGTGGGCGACACCCTCGGCGAGAGCCGTGAGTCCGTCCGCTCCTCGATCGAGGGCGCCAAGGACGTCACCCCGGGCGGCCCCGCCGACGCCATGCGCGCCGCGACCCCGCAGCACACCCCGTACGACGCGGAAGCGACGTAA
- a CDS encoding DUF3117 domain-containing protein — MAAMKPRTGDGPMEVTKEGRGIVMRVPLEGGGRLVVELNATEATDLAEALKGVIG, encoded by the coding sequence ATGGCAGCGATGAAGCCGCGTACCGGTGACGGACCGATGGAGGTCACCAAAGAGGGTCGCGGGATCGTCATGCGCGTTCCGCTCGAGGGTGGCGGTCGTCTCGTCGTCGAGCTGAACGCCACCGAGGCCACCGACCTCGCCGAGGCGCTCAAGGGCGTCATCGGCTGA
- the glgA gene encoding glycogen synthase: MSPADDVQDADTLTATGGPAAPDGRLSVSILTREYPPSIYGGAGVHVAQLVPQLRALVDVDVQCMGEPREGATAHPENYPAGANAAIRVFGADLGMVAAVPEVDVVHSHTWYANLGGLLTGLFQDVPHVVTAHSLEPHRPWKAEQLAGGYRLSSWAERTAFEAADAVIAVSEGMKTGILESYTNLDPARLHVVKNGIDTDEFAPDLGTDVVESIGMALDKPTVVFVGRITRQKGLIHLVRAAEQFHPDTQLVLLAGAPDTPEIAREIGDAFSHLQASRGNVIWIEEMLPRASVRQILSHATVFACPSVYEPLGIVNLEAMACETAVVASAVGGIPEVVVDGETGYLVPYDPARAGDADFVAAFEAEFAARVNALTADQEKAKAFGLAGRQRCVDEFSWGKIAAQTVEVYRAAIAYHAGR; this comes from the coding sequence ATGAGCCCTGCCGACGACGTCCAGGACGCCGACACCCTCACCGCGACCGGCGGTCCCGCAGCCCCCGACGGGAGGCTCTCGGTGTCGATCCTGACCCGGGAGTACCCGCCCTCGATCTACGGCGGCGCCGGGGTCCACGTCGCGCAGCTGGTGCCCCAGCTGCGCGCGCTGGTCGACGTCGACGTGCAGTGCATGGGCGAACCCAGGGAGGGCGCGACCGCGCACCCCGAGAACTACCCCGCCGGGGCGAACGCCGCCATCCGGGTCTTCGGGGCCGACCTCGGCATGGTCGCCGCGGTGCCCGAGGTCGACGTCGTGCACTCGCACACCTGGTACGCGAACCTGGGCGGCCTGCTGACGGGCCTGTTCCAGGACGTCCCGCACGTCGTGACCGCGCACTCGCTCGAGCCGCACCGGCCGTGGAAGGCCGAGCAGCTGGCCGGGGGCTACCGCCTCTCCTCATGGGCCGAGCGCACCGCGTTCGAGGCGGCCGACGCCGTCATCGCGGTCAGCGAGGGCATGAAGACCGGGATCCTCGAGTCGTACACGAACCTCGACCCCGCCCGGCTGCACGTGGTCAAGAACGGCATCGACACCGACGAGTTCGCGCCCGACCTGGGCACCGACGTCGTCGAGTCGATCGGGATGGCGCTGGACAAGCCGACCGTCGTCTTCGTCGGCCGGATCACCCGGCAGAAGGGGCTGATCCACCTCGTCCGCGCGGCGGAGCAGTTCCACCCCGACACCCAGCTCGTCCTGCTCGCCGGCGCCCCGGACACCCCGGAGATCGCCCGCGAGATCGGCGACGCCTTCTCCCACCTCCAGGCGAGCCGCGGGAACGTCATCTGGATCGAGGAGATGCTCCCCCGGGCCAGCGTGCGCCAGATCCTCTCGCACGCGACGGTCTTCGCCTGCCCCTCGGTCTACGAGCCGCTCGGCATCGTCAACCTCGAGGCCATGGCCTGCGAGACCGCGGTCGTCGCCAGCGCGGTCGGGGGCATCCCCGAGGTGGTCGTCGACGGCGAGACCGGCTACCTCGTGCCGTACGACCCGGCGCGCGCCGGCGACGCGGACTTCGTGGCCGCGTTCGAGGCCGAGTTCGCCGCCCGCGTGAACGCGCTGACCGCCGACCAGGAGAAGGCGAAGGCCTTCGGCCTCGCGGGGCGCCAGCGCTGCGTGGACGAGTTCAGCTGGGGCAAGATCGCCGCCCAGACCGTCGAGGTCTACCGCGCGGCCATCGCGTACCACGCGGGTCGCTGA
- a CDS encoding DUF1003 domain-containing protein: MARAERDGDRGTSREQQRLNTPGRVTRSVLPTVRWDRDAFGKFAESFARFMGTAKFLIGMTVIIILWVLWNVPFGPDRPRFDEYPFIFLTLMLSLQASYAAPLILLAQNRTEARDRVALEADREQTAQSRADMDFLAREIAGLRMSVGELATRDFLRGELRNELRAIIDELDADEDDDGADQLNRPDRRGSNGNRRESLARDTGRRTDGARSR; the protein is encoded by the coding sequence GTGGCCAGGGCTGAGCGCGACGGCGACCGCGGCACCAGCCGCGAGCAGCAGCGCCTGAACACCCCGGGCCGGGTGACGCGCTCGGTCCTGCCGACGGTGCGCTGGGACCGCGACGCGTTCGGCAAGTTCGCGGAGAGCTTCGCGCGCTTCATGGGGACGGCGAAGTTCCTCATCGGGATGACCGTCATCATCATCCTGTGGGTCCTGTGGAACGTGCCCTTCGGCCCCGACCGGCCGCGCTTCGACGAGTACCCCTTCATCTTCCTGACCCTGATGCTGTCCCTGCAGGCCTCGTACGCCGCACCGCTGATCCTGCTCGCTCAGAACCGCACCGAGGCCCGCGACCGCGTCGCCCTGGAGGCCGACCGCGAGCAGACGGCGCAGAGCCGGGCGGACATGGACTTCCTCGCCCGCGAGATCGCCGGCCTGCGGATGTCGGTCGGTGAGCTGGCGACCCGCGACTTCCTGCGCGGCGAGCTGCGCAACGAGCTCCGGGCGATCATCGACGAGCTCGACGCCGACGAGGACGACGACGGCGCCGACCAGCTGAACCGCCCCGACCGGCGCGGCAGCAACGGGAACCGCCGCGAGAGCCTCGCCCGCGACACCGGTCGGCGCACCGACGGTGCTCGGTCGCGCTGA
- a CDS encoding anti-sigma factor family protein: MSSACDGLAELRSGFVDGALSPQDSERVATHLVGCAGCRADVAELRAVRDLLGRSAGRTAPAPLSDRLVSIAGDASARPWTKAFDSSGGLSLPSERRRARVRALLGTLAVGAVLTAIGLTGWFAAPTSNLAAVADPADEAQAEFGAAAAELSVTGASLSALMLLDSLPEAATSDAGIVRPSPKGRHSDDEAEAERMLDRALAAGRTTTVNGQQAVLAQTQHRLLGARVRMDTRSTQGTLVSVLAPDGSTLASSLAPAQVTTDEGTSPVDLIAHAYALSYDSGVSVAGQRASVVTASDQHGSPAKRWWVDDDTGVLLWQESYDGDRLSTAAGFTEVDVVPYARVGQTRVAARVAGSGSSADADADAAHLASSGWSCADEMAGLDLLEVSTDTPTDPRSLHAVYGDGVSTVSVLQRHGRLSGIPSGARWDDALGAWRHDGAVRWSTWQSGDTVYTVTTDGTASLLRQAVATFPHAGPVETTTLGRVREGWSRILADLKG, translated from the coding sequence GTGAGCAGCGCCTGCGACGGCCTGGCCGAGCTCCGCTCCGGCTTCGTCGACGGCGCGCTGTCCCCCCAGGACAGCGAGCGCGTGGCCACGCACCTGGTCGGCTGCGCGGGGTGCCGTGCCGACGTCGCCGAGCTGCGTGCGGTCCGTGACCTCCTCGGCCGGAGCGCCGGCCGCACCGCCCCGGCCCCCCTCTCGGACCGTCTCGTCTCGATCGCCGGCGACGCCTCGGCCCGTCCGTGGACCAAGGCCTTCGACTCCTCCGGCGGGCTCTCCCTGCCCTCCGAGCGCCGCCGGGCCCGCGTCCGGGCCCTGCTCGGGACGCTCGCCGTCGGCGCCGTCCTGACCGCGATCGGGCTGACCGGCTGGTTCGCCGCCCCGACCTCCAACCTGGCCGCGGTCGCCGACCCCGCCGACGAGGCGCAGGCCGAGTTCGGGGCCGCGGCCGCCGAGCTGTCGGTGACCGGCGCGTCGCTCAGCGCCCTGATGCTGCTCGACTCGCTGCCCGAGGCGGCGACGAGCGACGCCGGGATCGTCCGTCCCTCACCGAAGGGCCGCCACTCCGACGACGAGGCCGAGGCGGAACGGATGCTCGACCGCGCGCTCGCCGCGGGACGGACCACGACGGTCAACGGCCAGCAGGCGGTCCTGGCCCAGACGCAGCATCGCCTGCTCGGTGCCCGGGTGCGGATGGACACCCGCAGCACCCAGGGCACGCTCGTCAGCGTCCTCGCCCCGGACGGTTCCACGCTGGCCAGCTCGCTGGCCCCGGCCCAGGTCACCACCGACGAGGGCACCTCTCCGGTCGACCTGATCGCCCACGCGTACGCCCTCAGCTACGACTCGGGCGTGAGCGTCGCGGGGCAGCGGGCCAGCGTCGTCACGGCCAGCGACCAGCACGGCTCTCCGGCCAAGCGCTGGTGGGTCGACGACGACACGGGCGTCCTCCTGTGGCAGGAGAGCTACGACGGCGACCGCCTGAGCACGGCCGCGGGCTTCACCGAGGTCGACGTCGTGCCGTACGCCCGGGTCGGGCAGACCCGGGTCGCCGCCCGCGTCGCCGGCTCCGGCTCGAGCGCCGACGCCGACGCGGACGCCGCCCACCTGGCCAGCTCGGGGTGGTCCTGCGCCGACGAGATGGCGGGGCTCGACCTGCTCGAGGTCAGCACCGACACCCCCACCGACCCGCGGTCGCTGCACGCCGTCTACGGGGACGGGGTGAGCACCGTCAGCGTGCTGCAGCGGCACGGCCGCCTGAGCGGGATCCCGTCCGGCGCACGCTGGGACGACGCACTCGGCGCCTGGCGCCACGACGGCGCGGTGCGGTGGTCGACGTGGCAGTCCGGCGACACCGTCTACACCGTCACGACCGACGGGACCGCCTCGCTGCTGCGTCAGGCGGTCGCCACCTTCCCGCACGCGGGGCCGGTCGAGACGACTACCCTGGGCCGCGTGCGTGAGGGCTGGTCGAGGATCCTCGCCGATCTGAAGGGCTGA
- a CDS encoding biotin/lipoyl-binding carrier protein, producing the protein MSHTVVAELVAAVMKVEVEVGQRVASDDAVVILESMKMEIPVLAEVAGSVVEIVVEDGDVVNDGDPLVVIDPS; encoded by the coding sequence ATGAGCCACACCGTCGTCGCCGAGCTCGTCGCGGCCGTGATGAAGGTCGAGGTCGAGGTGGGGCAGCGGGTCGCCTCCGACGACGCGGTGGTCATCCTCGAGTCGATGAAGATGGAGATCCCGGTGCTCGCCGAGGTCGCCGGCTCCGTGGTCGAGATCGTGGTCGAGGACGGGGACGTCGTCAACGACGGCGACCCGCTGGTCGTCATCGACCCGTCCTGA
- a CDS encoding DUF1540 domain-containing protein — translation MTDVLEMPAVHDCSATSCAYNDDGCHAFAISMNADAACATFLSLNDKGGLDVVAQVGACQRADCVNNEALECRAPFVSVGSAASGADCLSYVKA, via the coding sequence ATGACCGATGTTCTCGAGATGCCCGCCGTCCACGACTGCTCCGCGACGAGCTGCGCCTACAACGACGACGGCTGCCACGCCTTCGCGATCAGCATGAACGCCGACGCCGCCTGCGCGACGTTCCTGTCCCTCAACGACAAGGGCGGCCTCGACGTCGTCGCCCAGGTCGGTGCCTGCCAGCGGGCCGACTGCGTGAACAACGAGGCGCTCGAGTGCCGCGCCCCGTTCGTGAGCGTCGGGTCTGCCGCCTCGGGCGCTGACTGCCTCTCCTACGTCAAGGCCTGA
- the glgC gene encoding glucose-1-phosphate adenylyltransferase → MAVPPKVLSIVLAGGEGKRLMPLTADRAKPAVPFGGTYRLIDFVLSNLANAGMRQIAVLTQYKSHSLDRHISLTWRMSTMLGNYVTPVPAQQRLGPHWYQGSADAIFQSMNLIMDEKPDYVVVFGADNIYRMDVSQMLEAHIDGGKGLTVAAIRVPRNQASAFGVIDAAPDNKITEFLEKPADPPGLADDPDSSFASMGNYIFTTDALIECLNTDAEDAESRHDMGGDIVPSFVNRGDAQVYDFTANNVPGSTDRDKAYWRDVGTIDAYHEAHMDLVSIDPVFNLYNAGWPIWTYPVQQPAAKFTLRGLALDSLVSPGCIISGGSIESSVLSPNVRVDEGSKVDHSVLLQGVRIGHKAVVRSAILDKNVVVLDGAQIGVSKADDLARGFTVSDSGITVVGKNITVK, encoded by the coding sequence ATGGCCGTACCACCGAAGGTTCTGTCCATCGTCCTCGCCGGGGGCGAGGGCAAGCGTCTGATGCCCCTGACCGCGGACCGGGCCAAGCCGGCCGTCCCGTTCGGCGGCACGTACCGCCTCATCGACTTCGTCCTGTCCAACCTCGCGAACGCCGGCATGCGCCAGATCGCCGTGCTCACGCAGTACAAGTCCCACTCGCTCGACCGCCACATCTCGCTGACGTGGCGGATGTCGACGATGCTCGGGAACTACGTGACGCCCGTCCCGGCGCAGCAGCGGCTCGGCCCGCACTGGTACCAGGGCAGCGCCGACGCGATCTTCCAGTCGATGAACCTGATCATGGACGAGAAGCCCGACTACGTCGTCGTCTTCGGCGCCGACAACATCTACCGCATGGACGTCTCGCAGATGCTCGAGGCGCACATCGACGGCGGCAAGGGCCTGACCGTCGCGGCGATCCGCGTCCCGCGCAACCAGGCGTCGGCGTTCGGCGTGATCGACGCGGCGCCCGACAACAAGATCACCGAGTTCCTGGAGAAGCCGGCCGACCCGCCGGGCCTGGCCGACGACCCGGACTCGTCGTTCGCCTCGATGGGCAACTACATCTTCACCACCGACGCGCTGATCGAGTGCCTCAACACCGACGCCGAGGACGCGGAGTCGCGCCACGACATGGGCGGCGACATCGTGCCCAGCTTCGTCAACCGCGGCGACGCCCAGGTCTACGACTTCACGGCCAACAACGTGCCCGGATCGACCGACCGCGACAAGGCCTACTGGCGCGACGTGGGGACGATCGACGCCTACCACGAGGCGCACATGGACCTGGTCTCGATTGACCCCGTCTTCAACCTCTACAACGCGGGCTGGCCGATCTGGACCTACCCGGTGCAGCAGCCGGCGGCGAAGTTCACGCTGCGCGGTCTCGCGCTCGACTCGCTGGTGAGCCCGGGCTGCATCATCTCGGGCGGCTCGATCGAGAGCTCGGTGCTCTCGCCGAACGTCCGGGTCGACGAGGGCTCCAAGGTGGACCACTCCGTGCTCCTCCAGGGTGTCCGCATCGGGCACAAGGCCGTCGTCCGCAGCGCGATCCTCGACAAGAACGTCGTCGTCCTCGACGGCGCCCAGATCGGCGTGAGCAAGGCCGACGACCTCGCCCGCGGCTTCACGGTCTCCGACAGCGGCATCACCGTCGTCGGCAAGAACATCACGGTGAAGTAG